A DNA window from Vigna angularis cultivar LongXiaoDou No.4 chromosome 1, ASM1680809v1, whole genome shotgun sequence contains the following coding sequences:
- the LOC108321445 gene encoding disease resistance protein RPV1 isoform X2 — MSPERDVILATPGAFRLRWDVFLSFRGTDTRGTITKGLYKSLQTRGVRVFLDDEGLERGEAVANGLMKGIDDSAAFIVILSENYASSHWCLEELTKICDTGRLLLPVFYRVDPSQVRHVSGPFGSGFESHEKRFEKNTVSKWKEALKKVGGIAGWVFNHSEENDLIQRLVRRVLKELSNTPMGVPEFAVGLDERVEKVMEVLQVQSNGVKVLGLYGMGGVGKTTLAKALFNALVNRFEHRCFISDVRQVSSKHDGLVSLQSKIIKDLFPGAGSPSIGDVNVGISAIKGRVSENRVLLVLDDVDEVKQIDALIGKREWFYDGSCVIITTRDTKVLTQNHVTVSYEVRELYASEARELFSYHALRRSAPPENLLSLSEEIIFLTGKMPLALEVFGSFLFGKRREEEWEDAVKKLRLIRPHDLQDVLKISYDGLDEEEKCIFLDIACLFVQKKMKRDGVIDVLRGCGFRGEIAITVLVQKCLMKITPDNTVWMHDQIRDMGRQIVMDESFVDPGSRSRLWDRTQIMTVLKGHKGTRCVQGIVLDFEEERFYKGKFGSVFPKKFQWRPSLRNISCYIKQCLKNHPEPQAEENTEFVLHTKSFEPMVNLRQLQINNLKLQGKFLPSELKWLQWQGCPLERMPLKSWPGELAVLDLKNSKKMETLWGWNGHNKVPQKLMVLNLSNCIQLTAIPDLSGCQCLEKIDLENCINLTKIHESIGSLSNLRSLNLTRCSSLVNLPIDVSGLKQLESLFLSGCSKLKSLPENIGILKSLKALHANDTAIAELPQSIFRLTKLEQLVLKRCQYLRRLPNSLGHLCSLQELSLYHSGLEELPESVGSLTNLETLNLMGCESLTVIPYSVGNLMSLTELLVDRTKIKELPTTVGSLSYLRKLSVVNCKLLTQLPNSVKTLASVVELQLDGTAITNLPAEIGEMKLLRILQLMNCKNLEYLPESIGHLASLTTLNTDNGNIKELPESTGRLENLVNLRLNKCRMLRKLPTSIGNLKSLYHIFMEETSLSSLPESFGMLSSLRTLKMAKRPELDTNESSFLAEPEENHSPFVLTSSFCNLTLLTELDARAWKISGKIPDEFEKLSLLETLKLDRNDFHSLPSSLKGLSILEVLSLSNCTQLNSLPSLPSKLIKLNVQNCSSLETIHDMSNLESLQELNLTNCVKLGDIPGLESLKSLRRLYMSGCIACSSQIQKRLSKVALRNLQNLSMPGSKLPEWFTGQTVSFSKRKNLELKSVLVGVIISINHSIDIPNMKRDDMPGLIDVEANVLKGGRTLFRTVLNICGVPRTDEEHMHLCRFHDYHQLVAFLKDADTFSVSKRNPPFDTGLELRKCGVYLIFEGDDDYDGGEESLDTGLQSVSEKLANFFSTREGGDQVSVNGIGHAGT, encoded by the exons ATGTCGCCGGAAAGAGACGTCATATTGGCGACGCCAGGAGCGTTCCGGCTGCGGTGGGACGTGTTCCTGAGCTTCAGAGGCACCGACACGCGCGGCACTATCACGAAAGGTCTGTACAAGAGTCTGCAGACGCGTGGGGTTCGCGTGTTCCTGGACGACGAGGGGTTGGAGCGTGGGGAAGCGGTAGCGAATGGGCTGATGAAGGGAATTGATGACTCTGCAGCGTTCATCGTCATCTTATCTGAAAACTACGCTTCTTCACACTGGTGTCTTGAGGAACTCACCAAGATTTGCGACACCGGTAGACTCCTCTTGCCCGTTTTCTACCGGGTTGACCCGTCGCAGGTCCGACACGTATCGGGTCCCTTCGGATCGGGTTTCGAATCGCATGAAAAAAGGTTTGAGAAAAATACGGTTTCAAAATGGAAGGAAGCGTTGAAGAAAGTTGGTGGAATTGCTGGTTGGGTTTTTAATCACAG TGAGGAAAATGATCTGATTCAGCGTTTGGTGCGAAGGGTGTTGAAAGAGTTGAGTAACACTCCTATGGGTGTGCCTGAGTTTGCAGTGGGGCTTGATGAACGTGTTGAGAAGGTGATGGAAGTTTTGCAAGTTCAATCCAATGGTGTCAAGGTTTTGGGGTTGTATGGGATGGGTGGGGTTGGTAAGACAACCCTGGCCAAGGCCCTTTTCAATGCCCTTGTTAACCGTTTTGAGCATCGTTGCTTCATTTCCGACGTGAGACAAGTTTCATCAAAACACGATGGTTTGGTTTCCCTTCAAAGCAAAATCATTAAAGACCTTTTTCCTGGAGCAGGGTCTCCCTCCATCGGTGATGTCAATGTTGGTATTTCTGCTATCAAAGGTCGAGTTAGTGAGAATCGAGTTTTACTAGTCTTGGATGATGTTGATGAAGTGAAGCAGATTGATGCTTTGATTGGTAAGAGGGAATGGTTTTACGATGGAAGCTGTGTGATAATCACAACACGGGATACAAAAGTTCTAACTCAGAATCATGTAACTGTGTCGTATGAAGTTAGAGAGTTGTATGCTTCTGAAGCTCGAGAGTTATTCAGTTATCATGCACTGAGAAGAAGTGCACCACCAGAAAATCTTCTGAGTTTATCAGAGGAGATAATATTCCTGACGGGAAAAATGCCTTTGGCTCTGGAAGTGTTTGGTTCGTTTTTGTTTGGTAAGAGGAGGGAGGAGGAATGGGAGGATGCTGTGAAGAAGCTAAGGCTAATTCGCCCTCACGATCTTCAGGATGTGTTGAAGATAAGTTACGATGGTTTAGATGAAGAAGAGAAGTGTATATTCCTTGATATTGCTTGTTTGTTTgtacaaaagaaaatgaagcgTGATGGTGTGATTGATGTGTTAAGAGGTTGTGGTTTCAGGGGTGAGATTGCTATCACGGTACTAGTGCAGAAGTGCTTGATGAAAATCACTCCGGATAATACTGTGTGGATGCATGATCAAATTAGAGACATGGGAAGGCAAATTGTTATGGATGAAAGCTTTGTGGATCCTGGTTCGCGTAGTAGACTGTGGGATCGAACTCAAATCATGACTGTGTTGAAGGGTCACAAG GGAACTAGATGCGTTCAAGGTATTGTACTTGATTTTGAGGAAGAAAGGTTTTATAAGGGAAAGTTCGGATCAGTTTTTCCGAAGAAGTTTCAATGGAGACCAAGTTTAAGAAATATATCATGTTACATCAAACAATGCCTTAAGAATCATCCTGAACCTCAAGCAGAGGAAAACACAGAGTTTGTACTTCACACGAAATCCTTTGAACCAATGGTTAATCTGAGACAACTTCAGATCAACAATCTGAAATTACAGGGCAAGTTTCTTCCATCTGAACTGAAGTGGTTACAATGGCAAGGGTGCCCTTTAGAACGCATGCCTTTGAAATCTTGGCCAGGAGAGCTGGCTGTCCTTGATCTCAAAAACAGCAAGAAAATGGAAACCTTGTGGGGATGGAATGGTCACAACAAG GTGCCACAGAAGTTAATGGTCTTGAACCTCTCCAACTGCATCCAACTCACTGCTATACCTGACTTATCTGGGTGTCAATGTCTAGAGAAGATTGATTTGGAGAACTGCATTAATCTAACTAAGATTCATGAATCAATTGGCAGTTTGAGTAACTTGCGTAGTTTAAATTTAACGCGTTGTTCAAGCCTTGTCAACCTTCCCATTGATGTCTCGGGGCTGAAACAACTGGagagtctttttctttctgGCTGCTCCAAGTTAAAATCGTTGCCAGAAAACATTGGAATCCTGAAATCCTTGAAAGCACTTCATGCTAATGACACTGCTATAGCAGAGTTGCCCCAGTCCATTTTTCGCCTCACGAAGCTTGAGCAGCTTGTTTTAAAACGTTGCCAATATTTGAGAAGACTACCTAATTCTCTAGGACACCTATGTTCTTTGCAAGAATTATCTCTATATCACTCTGGGTTGGAAGAATTACCCGAGTCTGTGGGATCGTTAACTAACCTGGAGACACTCAATTTGATGGGGTGTGAATCTCTCACTGTTATTCCTTATTCTGTAGGGAATCTCATGTCATTGACAGAACTTCTGGTTGATAGAACTAAAATTAAGGAACTCCCTACAACTGTTGGTTCTTTATCTTACCTGAGGAAATTATCAGTTGTAAACTGTAAACTTCTCACCCAATTGCCAAATTCAGTTAAAACGTTGGCCTCAGTTGTGGAACTTCAGTTAGATGGAACAGCCATCACAAATTTGCCAGCTGAGATTGGAGAGATGAAGCTGCTGAGGATACTTCAGTTGATGAATTGTAAAAATCTTGAATACTTACCAGAATCTATTGGCCACCTAGCATCTCTTACTACATTGAACACGGACAATGGAAATATCAAAGAATTGCCGGAATCCACTGGACGGCTGGAAAATCTTGTCAACTTAAGATTGAACAAATGCAGAATGCTCAGAAAGCTTCCAACTTCTATAGGAAATTTGAAATCTCTATATCACATTTTCATGGAGGAAACATCTTTGTCAAGCTTACCTGAAAGCTTTGGGATGCTGTCAAGCTTGAGAACATTGAAAATGGCAAAGAGGCCTGAATTAGATACCAATGAAAGTAGCTTCCTTGCAGAACCTGAAGAGAACCATAGCCCTTTTGTACTAACATCTTCCTTCTGCAATCTGACCTTGCTAACTGAGCTTGATGCCCGTGCATGGAAAATATCTGGGAAAATTCCTGATGAATTTGAGAAGTTGTCACTATTGGAGACTTTGAAATTAGACAGGAATGATTTTCACAGCCTGCCGTCCAGTTTGAAGGGCCTTTCTATCCTCGAGGTCCTTTCACTGTCAAACTGCACTCAGCTGAACTCTCTCCCCTCACTTCCTTCAAAGCTGATTAAGCTGAATGTTCAAAACTGTTCTTCATTAGAAACTATCCATGACATGTCAAATTTAGAGAGCCTGCAGGAGTTGAATCTCACAAACTGTGTAAAACTGGGGGATATTCCGGGTCTTGAAAGCTTGAAGTCCTTGAGAAGGTTGTACATGAGTGGTTGCATTGCATGCTCCTCACAAATACAAAAGAGACTTTCGAAG GTTGCACTGAGGAATTTACAGAACTTAAGCATGCCTGGAAGCAAATTACCTGAATGGTTTACTGGGCAAACTGTGAGCTTTTCCAAGCGTAAAAATCTTGAGCTAAAGAGTGTACTTGTTGGTGTTATTATTTCAATCAACCACAGCATTGACATACCCAACATGAAGAGAGATGATATGCCAGGCTTGATTGATGTTGAAGCAAATGTTCTCAAAGGGGGAAGAACTCTGTTTAGGACTGTGTTAAACATCTGTGGGGTGCCTAGAACAGATGAAGAACACATGCACTTGTGTAGGTTCCATGATTACCATCAGCTGGTAGCCTTTCTAAAAGATGCTGATACATTTTCTGTGAGCAAGAGAAATCCACCTTTTGATACGGGGTTGGAGTTAAGAAAATGTGGGGTCTATTTAATCTTTGAAGGAGATGATGATTATGATGGAGGGGAAGAATCATTGGACACGGGCCTACAATCTGTCTCAGAAAAATTGGCCAATTTTTTCAGCACTCGTGAAGGTGGTGATCAGGTGAGTGTCAATGGAATTGGACATGCTGGAACATGA
- the LOC108321445 gene encoding disease resistance protein RPV1 isoform X1: MSPERDVILATPGAFRLRWDVFLSFRGTDTRGTITKGLYKSLQTRGVRVFLDDEGLERGEAVANGLMKGIDDSAAFIVILSENYASSHWCLEELTKICDTGRLLLPVFYRVDPSQVRHVSGPFGSGFESHEKRFEKNTVSKWKEALKKVGGIAGWVFNHSEENDLIQRLVRRVLKELSNTPMGVPEFAVGLDERVEKVMEVLQVQSNGVKVLGLYGMGGVGKTTLAKALFNALVNRFEHRCFISDVRQVSSKHDGLVSLQSKIIKDLFPGAGSPSIGDVNVGISAIKGRVSENRVLLVLDDVDEVKQIDALIGKREWFYDGSCVIITTRDTKVLTQNHVTVSYEVRELYASEARELFSYHALRRSAPPENLLSLSEEIIFLTGKMPLALEVFGSFLFGKRREEEWEDAVKKLRLIRPHDLQDVLKISYDGLDEEEKCIFLDIACLFVQKKMKRDGVIDVLRGCGFRGEIAITVLVQKCLMKITPDNTVWMHDQIRDMGRQIVMDESFVDPGSRSRLWDRTQIMTVLKGHKGTRCVQGIVLDFEEERFYKGKFGSVFPKKFQWRPSLRNISCYIKQCLKNHPEPQAEENTEFVLHTKSFEPMVNLRQLQINNLKLQGKFLPSELKWLQWQGCPLERMPLKSWPGELAVLDLKNSKKMETLWGWNGHNKQVPQKLMVLNLSNCIQLTAIPDLSGCQCLEKIDLENCINLTKIHESIGSLSNLRSLNLTRCSSLVNLPIDVSGLKQLESLFLSGCSKLKSLPENIGILKSLKALHANDTAIAELPQSIFRLTKLEQLVLKRCQYLRRLPNSLGHLCSLQELSLYHSGLEELPESVGSLTNLETLNLMGCESLTVIPYSVGNLMSLTELLVDRTKIKELPTTVGSLSYLRKLSVVNCKLLTQLPNSVKTLASVVELQLDGTAITNLPAEIGEMKLLRILQLMNCKNLEYLPESIGHLASLTTLNTDNGNIKELPESTGRLENLVNLRLNKCRMLRKLPTSIGNLKSLYHIFMEETSLSSLPESFGMLSSLRTLKMAKRPELDTNESSFLAEPEENHSPFVLTSSFCNLTLLTELDARAWKISGKIPDEFEKLSLLETLKLDRNDFHSLPSSLKGLSILEVLSLSNCTQLNSLPSLPSKLIKLNVQNCSSLETIHDMSNLESLQELNLTNCVKLGDIPGLESLKSLRRLYMSGCIACSSQIQKRLSKVALRNLQNLSMPGSKLPEWFTGQTVSFSKRKNLELKSVLVGVIISINHSIDIPNMKRDDMPGLIDVEANVLKGGRTLFRTVLNICGVPRTDEEHMHLCRFHDYHQLVAFLKDADTFSVSKRNPPFDTGLELRKCGVYLIFEGDDDYDGGEESLDTGLQSVSEKLANFFSTREGGDQVSVNGIGHAGT; encoded by the exons ATGTCGCCGGAAAGAGACGTCATATTGGCGACGCCAGGAGCGTTCCGGCTGCGGTGGGACGTGTTCCTGAGCTTCAGAGGCACCGACACGCGCGGCACTATCACGAAAGGTCTGTACAAGAGTCTGCAGACGCGTGGGGTTCGCGTGTTCCTGGACGACGAGGGGTTGGAGCGTGGGGAAGCGGTAGCGAATGGGCTGATGAAGGGAATTGATGACTCTGCAGCGTTCATCGTCATCTTATCTGAAAACTACGCTTCTTCACACTGGTGTCTTGAGGAACTCACCAAGATTTGCGACACCGGTAGACTCCTCTTGCCCGTTTTCTACCGGGTTGACCCGTCGCAGGTCCGACACGTATCGGGTCCCTTCGGATCGGGTTTCGAATCGCATGAAAAAAGGTTTGAGAAAAATACGGTTTCAAAATGGAAGGAAGCGTTGAAGAAAGTTGGTGGAATTGCTGGTTGGGTTTTTAATCACAG TGAGGAAAATGATCTGATTCAGCGTTTGGTGCGAAGGGTGTTGAAAGAGTTGAGTAACACTCCTATGGGTGTGCCTGAGTTTGCAGTGGGGCTTGATGAACGTGTTGAGAAGGTGATGGAAGTTTTGCAAGTTCAATCCAATGGTGTCAAGGTTTTGGGGTTGTATGGGATGGGTGGGGTTGGTAAGACAACCCTGGCCAAGGCCCTTTTCAATGCCCTTGTTAACCGTTTTGAGCATCGTTGCTTCATTTCCGACGTGAGACAAGTTTCATCAAAACACGATGGTTTGGTTTCCCTTCAAAGCAAAATCATTAAAGACCTTTTTCCTGGAGCAGGGTCTCCCTCCATCGGTGATGTCAATGTTGGTATTTCTGCTATCAAAGGTCGAGTTAGTGAGAATCGAGTTTTACTAGTCTTGGATGATGTTGATGAAGTGAAGCAGATTGATGCTTTGATTGGTAAGAGGGAATGGTTTTACGATGGAAGCTGTGTGATAATCACAACACGGGATACAAAAGTTCTAACTCAGAATCATGTAACTGTGTCGTATGAAGTTAGAGAGTTGTATGCTTCTGAAGCTCGAGAGTTATTCAGTTATCATGCACTGAGAAGAAGTGCACCACCAGAAAATCTTCTGAGTTTATCAGAGGAGATAATATTCCTGACGGGAAAAATGCCTTTGGCTCTGGAAGTGTTTGGTTCGTTTTTGTTTGGTAAGAGGAGGGAGGAGGAATGGGAGGATGCTGTGAAGAAGCTAAGGCTAATTCGCCCTCACGATCTTCAGGATGTGTTGAAGATAAGTTACGATGGTTTAGATGAAGAAGAGAAGTGTATATTCCTTGATATTGCTTGTTTGTTTgtacaaaagaaaatgaagcgTGATGGTGTGATTGATGTGTTAAGAGGTTGTGGTTTCAGGGGTGAGATTGCTATCACGGTACTAGTGCAGAAGTGCTTGATGAAAATCACTCCGGATAATACTGTGTGGATGCATGATCAAATTAGAGACATGGGAAGGCAAATTGTTATGGATGAAAGCTTTGTGGATCCTGGTTCGCGTAGTAGACTGTGGGATCGAACTCAAATCATGACTGTGTTGAAGGGTCACAAG GGAACTAGATGCGTTCAAGGTATTGTACTTGATTTTGAGGAAGAAAGGTTTTATAAGGGAAAGTTCGGATCAGTTTTTCCGAAGAAGTTTCAATGGAGACCAAGTTTAAGAAATATATCATGTTACATCAAACAATGCCTTAAGAATCATCCTGAACCTCAAGCAGAGGAAAACACAGAGTTTGTACTTCACACGAAATCCTTTGAACCAATGGTTAATCTGAGACAACTTCAGATCAACAATCTGAAATTACAGGGCAAGTTTCTTCCATCTGAACTGAAGTGGTTACAATGGCAAGGGTGCCCTTTAGAACGCATGCCTTTGAAATCTTGGCCAGGAGAGCTGGCTGTCCTTGATCTCAAAAACAGCAAGAAAATGGAAACCTTGTGGGGATGGAATGGTCACAACAAG CAGGTGCCACAGAAGTTAATGGTCTTGAACCTCTCCAACTGCATCCAACTCACTGCTATACCTGACTTATCTGGGTGTCAATGTCTAGAGAAGATTGATTTGGAGAACTGCATTAATCTAACTAAGATTCATGAATCAATTGGCAGTTTGAGTAACTTGCGTAGTTTAAATTTAACGCGTTGTTCAAGCCTTGTCAACCTTCCCATTGATGTCTCGGGGCTGAAACAACTGGagagtctttttctttctgGCTGCTCCAAGTTAAAATCGTTGCCAGAAAACATTGGAATCCTGAAATCCTTGAAAGCACTTCATGCTAATGACACTGCTATAGCAGAGTTGCCCCAGTCCATTTTTCGCCTCACGAAGCTTGAGCAGCTTGTTTTAAAACGTTGCCAATATTTGAGAAGACTACCTAATTCTCTAGGACACCTATGTTCTTTGCAAGAATTATCTCTATATCACTCTGGGTTGGAAGAATTACCCGAGTCTGTGGGATCGTTAACTAACCTGGAGACACTCAATTTGATGGGGTGTGAATCTCTCACTGTTATTCCTTATTCTGTAGGGAATCTCATGTCATTGACAGAACTTCTGGTTGATAGAACTAAAATTAAGGAACTCCCTACAACTGTTGGTTCTTTATCTTACCTGAGGAAATTATCAGTTGTAAACTGTAAACTTCTCACCCAATTGCCAAATTCAGTTAAAACGTTGGCCTCAGTTGTGGAACTTCAGTTAGATGGAACAGCCATCACAAATTTGCCAGCTGAGATTGGAGAGATGAAGCTGCTGAGGATACTTCAGTTGATGAATTGTAAAAATCTTGAATACTTACCAGAATCTATTGGCCACCTAGCATCTCTTACTACATTGAACACGGACAATGGAAATATCAAAGAATTGCCGGAATCCACTGGACGGCTGGAAAATCTTGTCAACTTAAGATTGAACAAATGCAGAATGCTCAGAAAGCTTCCAACTTCTATAGGAAATTTGAAATCTCTATATCACATTTTCATGGAGGAAACATCTTTGTCAAGCTTACCTGAAAGCTTTGGGATGCTGTCAAGCTTGAGAACATTGAAAATGGCAAAGAGGCCTGAATTAGATACCAATGAAAGTAGCTTCCTTGCAGAACCTGAAGAGAACCATAGCCCTTTTGTACTAACATCTTCCTTCTGCAATCTGACCTTGCTAACTGAGCTTGATGCCCGTGCATGGAAAATATCTGGGAAAATTCCTGATGAATTTGAGAAGTTGTCACTATTGGAGACTTTGAAATTAGACAGGAATGATTTTCACAGCCTGCCGTCCAGTTTGAAGGGCCTTTCTATCCTCGAGGTCCTTTCACTGTCAAACTGCACTCAGCTGAACTCTCTCCCCTCACTTCCTTCAAAGCTGATTAAGCTGAATGTTCAAAACTGTTCTTCATTAGAAACTATCCATGACATGTCAAATTTAGAGAGCCTGCAGGAGTTGAATCTCACAAACTGTGTAAAACTGGGGGATATTCCGGGTCTTGAAAGCTTGAAGTCCTTGAGAAGGTTGTACATGAGTGGTTGCATTGCATGCTCCTCACAAATACAAAAGAGACTTTCGAAG GTTGCACTGAGGAATTTACAGAACTTAAGCATGCCTGGAAGCAAATTACCTGAATGGTTTACTGGGCAAACTGTGAGCTTTTCCAAGCGTAAAAATCTTGAGCTAAAGAGTGTACTTGTTGGTGTTATTATTTCAATCAACCACAGCATTGACATACCCAACATGAAGAGAGATGATATGCCAGGCTTGATTGATGTTGAAGCAAATGTTCTCAAAGGGGGAAGAACTCTGTTTAGGACTGTGTTAAACATCTGTGGGGTGCCTAGAACAGATGAAGAACACATGCACTTGTGTAGGTTCCATGATTACCATCAGCTGGTAGCCTTTCTAAAAGATGCTGATACATTTTCTGTGAGCAAGAGAAATCCACCTTTTGATACGGGGTTGGAGTTAAGAAAATGTGGGGTCTATTTAATCTTTGAAGGAGATGATGATTATGATGGAGGGGAAGAATCATTGGACACGGGCCTACAATCTGTCTCAGAAAAATTGGCCAATTTTTTCAGCACTCGTGAAGGTGGTGATCAGGTGAGTGTCAATGGAATTGGACATGCTGGAACATGA